In Yarrowia lipolytica chromosome 1F, complete sequence, a genomic segment contains:
- a CDS encoding uncharacterized protein (Compare to YALI0F31009g, highly similar to uniprot|P38116 Saccharomyces cerevisiae YBR164c ADP-ribosylation factor, similar to Saccharomyces cerevisiae UBS1 (YBR165W); ancestral locus Anc_8.596) → MGNVLGSMFSRVWGGNKEIRILIIGLDGAGKTTILYRLQLGEVVDTVPTIGFNVETLTYKNLKLNVWDLGGQTSIRPYWRCYYANTAAIIFVVDSTDKQRIDMCKEELHSMLEEDELQNAVLLVFANKQDQEGAMTAAEVSTALDLVSLKDRSWSIMPCSALKGEGLSEGLDWLTGVIKEEVL, encoded by the coding sequence GAAACGTTCTAGGAAGCATGTTCAGCCGTGTGTGGGGAGgcaacaaggagattcGAATCCTGATTATTGGATTGGACGGTGCCGGCAAGACCACCATTCTGTACCGGCTACAGCTTGGTGAAGTTGTGGACACAGTCCCCACCATTGGTTTCAACGTGGAAACCCTGACTTACAAAAACCTCAAACTCAACGTGTGGGATCTCGGAGGACAGACCAGTATCCGACCATACTGGCGATGCTACTACGCCAACACAGCTGCTATCATTTTTGTGGTCGATTCCACCGACAAGCAGCGAATCGACATGtgcaaggaggagctgcattccatgctggaggaggacgagttACAAAACGCAGTGCTGCTCGTTTTCGCCAACAAGCAGGATCAGGAGGGAGCCATGACCGCGGCGGAGGTATCCACTGCTCTCGATCTCGTTTCGCTCAAGGATCGAAGCTGGAGCATCATGCCCTGCAGTGCTCTGAAGGGAGAGGGTCTTAGTGAGGGTCTGGACTGGCTCACTGGTGTTATTAAGGAGGAGGTATTGTAA